Genomic window (bacterium BMS3Abin02):
GGCGTCGCCGCGGCAATCTCCAATACCGAGGGGTCTCTCGGCTACGTCGAACTGGCCTACGCCACCCAGACCGGCCTCCAGATCACATCAATGGTCAACAAGTCGGGCAATGTCATCGAGGCGAGCCTGGAATCCACCGCCGCAGCCGCGGACGGCGTCACGTTCCCCGACGACCTGCGATTCACCCTGGCCGACACCGGCGCACCCCAGGGTTGGCCCATCGCCACCGCCACATGGATCCTCGCCTACGGCAACATGGCGGAGGACAAGGCGCAGCTCCTGCGGTCGTGGCTGACCTGGGCACTCACCGAGGGAGATGATGCGGCGATGGCTCTTGATTACGCTCCGATCCCCGACTCACTCCAGGAAAGGGCCCTCGCCTTCGTCAATCAGATCGGTGCCGGCTGACCGAACCGCAGAGTGTGAACCGGGCCGCACGGACCCTCTCCGAGCGGCCTGGTTCACGCGGCACAGATCACGGAGGCGTCCATGACCAACAGCAGTGGCGAACCCGGCGCACAAGGGCGCCGACCGATCGTCGATCACCCCCGACGTCGAGGGGATCGCGTCTTCCGACGCGTCGCTCTGACGTCGGCGGCCGTCGTGCTGCTCCTCCTCGCCGTCATGATCGTGTCGACCACCATCGCCTCGCTCCCCGTATGGCGATCCCAAGGCATCATCGGGTTCCTCCTCGGGATGCGCTGGGTACCCAACAAGGGCATCTTCGGGGCCTTCCCGTTTATCTACGGCACGGTTGTCACCGCGCTCATCGGCGTCCTCGTCGGTGTCCCCATCAGCGTCCTCATCGCCCTCTACATCTCGGAGGTCGCCGCCCCGAAGGTTGCCGGCCCCGTCTCCTACCTCGTCGACCTCCTCGCCGCCATCCCATCGGTCGTCTACGCGCTCTGGGGCATCTTCGTGTTCGTTCCCTACGTGGTGAAGCCCATCTCCGACCTCCTCTCCCGATACCTCGGCTGGACAGGCATCTTCGAGGGCCCCGTCTTCGGCCTGTCCTACCTCTCGACCGGACTCGTCCTCTCGATCATGATCGTGCCGATCGTCAGCGCCATCTGCCGGGAGGTCTTCGCCACCGTCCCTGCAGGAGAGAAAGAGGCGGCCCTGGCACTCGGTGCAACCCGCTGGGAGATGATCCGCCTCGCGGTCCTGCCGCGTTCCCGTCCGGGCATCGTCGGCGCGGTCATGTTGGGCCTGGGCCGTGCGCTCGGCGAGACCATTGCCGCCGCGCTCCTCATCGGATCCCAGGTGGGCATCCACCTCTCTGTCGTTCAACCCGGGTACACGATGGCGGCGGTGATCGCCAACCAGTTCCAGGAGGCCGACGCGGCCCAGATCAGCGCTCTCCTCGGCATCGGCGTTGTCCTCTTCTTCATCACCATCGTCGTCAACGTGCTCGCGCGCATCATCGTGGCGCGCACCGGAGGCACCCTCGTGTCGGCCGACCTATGACCACGGGACAAACTTCGCTGGGCAGGCCCCTCTCGGCTCGCCGACGTCTCACCGACCGTCTGGCACTCACTGCCATGTACGCTGCGGTCGGGGTGTCCCTCATCCCCCTTGCCCTCATTGCGTACTTTCTCATCGTGCGCGGTCTCGGGGCGATGAGCTGGGAATTCCTCACCAGCTCCCAGCCCCTCAGTTATGTCCAGCGAGGCGGTGGTGCACTCAACGCTCTCGTCGGCACCCTCTACATGGTCGGACTCGCCTCCCTTCTCGCCGTCCCACTGGGCATCGCCGCTGCGATCTACCTCAACGAGTACGGCTCCGGCCGTTTCGCCGCCGTCGTCCGCTTCTTCGCCGATGTCATGACGGGCGTGCCCTCGGTCTTCGTCGGGCTCTTCATCTACACCCTCCTCATCGTTCCCACGCCGCTCGGCTTCTCCGCCATCGCCGGAGGGATCGCCCTCGCCCTCATCATGCTGCCCATCGTCATCCGTTCGACCGAGGAGATCCTCCGCCTCGTTCCTGCGAGTCTGCGAGATGCCAGCGCCGCGTTGGGAGCCACGCGGGCCCACACGATCATGAAGGTCGTGCTCCCGGCGGCGCGCCGCGGGATCACCACCGGGGTGATGCTCGCCGTCGCCCGCGCCGCCGGAGAGACTGCGCCTCTCATCATGACCGCGCTCGGATCCGTCCAGCTCGCCTTCGGTTGGACGATTCCCATCTCGGCGCTGCCCCTCTTCATCTACGACGGGGCCCGCAACCCGTTCGCGGCTGGACAGGAACGCGCCTTCGCCGCGGCTGCCGAACTCGTCGCCATCGTCCTCGTTTTCACCGTCGCCGCACGCTGGATCGCTTCCCGACACGATCGCGGACTTGACCAATGAAGAGATTCCAACTCCGTGATGTCAGTGCGTACTACGGTGACTTCCGCGCCATCGCCGACATCGACCTCACCCTCCAACCTGGAGTGATCACGGCCCTCATCGGTCCTTCCGGTTGCGGCAAGTCGACCCTTCTGCGCTGCCTGAATCGGATGCACGAACTCGTCCCCGGGGCACGCGTCGAAGGCGAGATCACCCTCGACCATGAGGACGTGTACGGCCCATCGGTATCACCCGCCGAGGTGCGCCGCGTCGTCGGCATGGTGTTCCAGCGGCCCAACCCCTTTCCAACGCTGAGTATCTTCGACAACGTCGCCGCCGGACTCCGTCTGGACGGCGGATACACGCGTGACGAAT
Coding sequences:
- the pstC gene encoding phosphate transport system permease protein PstC; its protein translation is MTNSSGEPGAQGRRPIVDHPRRRGDRVFRRVALTSAAVVLLLLAVMIVSTTIASLPVWRSQGIIGFLLGMRWVPNKGIFGAFPFIYGTVVTALIGVLVGVPISVLIALYISEVAAPKVAGPVSYLVDLLAAIPSVVYALWGIFVFVPYVVKPISDLLSRYLGWTGIFEGPVFGLSYLSTGLVLSIMIVPIVSAICREVFATVPAGEKEAALALGATRWEMIRLAVLPRSRPGIVGAVMLGLGRALGETIAAALLIGSQVGIHLSVVQPGYTMAAVIANQFQEADAAQISALLGIGVVLFFITIVVNVLARIIVARTGGTLVSADL
- the pstA gene encoding phosphate transport system permease protein PstA, which gives rise to MTTGQTSLGRPLSARRRLTDRLALTAMYAAVGVSLIPLALIAYFLIVRGLGAMSWEFLTSSQPLSYVQRGGGALNALVGTLYMVGLASLLAVPLGIAAAIYLNEYGSGRFAAVVRFFADVMTGVPSVFVGLFIYTLLIVPTPLGFSAIAGGIALALIMLPIVIRSTEEILRLVPASLRDASAALGATRAHTIMKVVLPAARRGITTGVMLAVARAAGETAPLIMTALGSVQLAFGWTIPISALPLFIYDGARNPFAAGQERAFAAAAELVAIVLVFTVAARWIASRHDRGLDQ